The Mercurialis annua linkage group LG7, ddMerAnnu1.2, whole genome shotgun sequence genome includes the window AATgatgacaaattttattttgtacaaaGAACGACAACTCGACAATAAAGACATCGTCTTTTTAAAAGAGAACTTCAATGTCGTATGGTCGAGAATAATAAGTTTGTTATGGTGAACTTCTATGCGCCATGGAGTAAGGCTGTTAgactaagaaaaaaaatagaggtGTTTATACGAGGGATGAAGATAATGGCGAAAAGCTAATTTTACCATCGAATTCATAATTGTGTTATGATTATTCACAAAAATAGATTTGTTTTGTCTGATTGGTacatatttcttaaaaaaagaTTGCCACATCAACATTGATCAGTCACTTCCACATACTCAATTTTTAATGAGAGAAGCACCTTCCAAATTTTATCCACCTAAAGACTCATTATAGCACGATTTTGAAGTATAGGGacgaaacaaagaaagaaagtACGCTAAAGACGAagtaaacaaaattcaaaaaatagaaGGACTTGGAGATGGGTTATGCCATttattaatcaaatcaaaataagttaaagaacaaaggatcactttaccccttCAACTttgcacaaagtatcaaaaaagttaaaagtagaaaaaatgatcgcttataccctgaacttgacaAAATCAGCTAAAAAAttcccctccccactctcacccaagAGAGTGAGACACTCTCAAGTTTTAATAGTGGTTTTTTTTCCAAGGTGATTTTTTGATggaaaaagatttaaaattgctttagtttctttttaatattttaaattaataactaataatcttaaaaaaaaaactaatcttTTAATCTAatctgctcctcgcctgaaaaGAGGAGCAGATGTTCCTCGTTCAAAAACAGACCGAGGAGCTGCTGTTCCGAGGAGCATCACCTTTTGTTCTCCGGCGAAGAAGAGGAGCTCCTGCtcactgaaaataaaaaaaaagattgaatttttttttttttttaaagagggCCCCTAAataaattagagtttaattataattaattagagtttaattatgattatttagagtttaattataatatttatgaaattcaCTCTCTAATTAAATGTCATGTCAATATAGAAGGGTTTTTGAGCtcgttttgacaagttcaggataTAAGTGGGTAAAGTTTCGATTTTTGCAGAACATAAACACTAGGATTTTGGGTTGGAAACTGAATTTTCTCCTTCAACTTCCAAACTTTCTTTACACATTAGCTTCTTTAAATCAAATTCTCCCAAAAAATGGGTTCACTCTCTCAGCTAAAATCTTTTCGAAACCCAAAATTCCTGACTCCAAATCTCCCCATTACATCAAAGCTACCCTTCAAACAGAGCCAACTGACGCTCCCATTTCACACCACACCAATCAAACTCTCTTTATCCTCCATACCTCAAAAACCCACATCAAATTCCAAACTTTTAGCAACATTTTTATCTGATAAACTACTAATTTCACTTCTTGGAGCATTTGTGTTCATGGGTTCTTTTGGGTTGACTGCCAGGCCAAGTCTAGCACTTCCTGCTCAAGAAAGTGAAACTTTAGAGGAAAAGAGAGGAGCCCAGATGGAGAATTGTGGGAATGAGGAGATGTGTGAGCAGATTCTTGAGAAGGAGCCAAGAAATGTTGAGGCTTTGAAGGTGGTTGTGTATGGGAAGATGAGGAGAGGGAAGGGGATTAAGGATGCTTTGAAGTATGTGGAGAGGTTGATTGAAATTGAGGGTGATGAAGTTGAGTGGAGGCTTTTGGAGGCTCTTTGTTATGAGATGATGGGGCAGTTTAGTAAAGCTAAGAAATTGTTTAAGGATATCTTGGAGGACAGGCCTCTCTTGCTTAGAGCCTTGCATGTATGTTGTTCTTATTTTGccttttcttttatatattgaGCTACTCTTTGATGTGTTGAAAGATGAATTTATGTGCAAAAATGTATGTtatatgtgtttgttttttgattGACTTGTAGGATAGAATTTGTTTCAAGTTATATGCTAATTTGTCTGAGACCTAGTTTTTTGGTTCAAGAAACGTTCCTCGAACTcgaaaacattttttttttgtaacctgTTCTTGTAAAACAATTCATTTCGTGTTTTCCAGGGTATTTCAGTTTCATGCAACATAAGTTATATGATTATTATGCCAGGGATTATTGAGACTGATTAGGTTTGGCAAAAACGTTTATTCAGCTACGAGTAAGTCGGTGTGGAAATTAGACGGGCTTGTATCTAGAGGAATTAGGGGATTGAATGTGGAAGCACAGACTCTGTTAATAGAAAATGTTGATATAGGCTCACTCTTTTGCTTATTGTGCTCATTGTTTTCTTATCCAATGCTTGTTTCAAACTCCCcttttagaaaaaatattagtttacTTGCAGTATGATTGGATATTAGCTGCAAAAATGTTTTCTTGCGAGCTGTGAGCGTTCCTCAAGAGCTTTTGCCTCATTCATACTTTATGATGATTAAATAGATGACTCGGGGGAAAAAAACTCCAGGCAGAGTGGATGTTTTTGATGTCTCTCGTGACACACACATGAACCATCATTTTCAGCTTTCCCTATATGTGATTGTATGACTTCAGGTTTAgcttgtttataaatttaacagGTTTCTCTTTCAATATTTATCTACGGTTTTCCTTAAGGAAGTTACTTAGTTGGTATATTATGGAGGGACAGATGCTTAACTTTTTTCCTTAGAATTGGAACTCTTCTATCTGTACTACAAATTATTCTTGTGACTTCTGATACGGTTCTTTCTTATTCTCTAACCATTCCAGTAAGGATTTGGCATACAACTAGTTTATACATTTCGGAAAAGGGCTGGCTTtattattatcaaatttttcGATGGCGAACATCATAATTTTAAGTTGATACTTTAAAAGCTATGTCCACGAATGAAAATCAGACTCTGCTTTGTACAGGGTCTGGCAATGGTCATGCACAAAAACCTTGAAGGTCCTGCTGTCTTTGAGATGCTCGATAAAGCTCTAGAAGTTGCTCATCGTGAAAACAGAGTTGTGGAGGAGAGAAACATCAAAATCTTAATTGCACAAATGCATCTAGTGAAGGTGAATCACTTAAGCCTTTATCTGCTGATATTGATAATCCGTCACATCATTTACTATTGATTACTACTCTTTCATCCATTTAGTTGCATACTTTGCAGTAACACTCACTCTAGAATTGAAACCATTCATAAGTTGAATGAATCTGAAAAAAGTAGGATAATGTTGAATTTGATCATTTTAATTGTTCTCATGTGTAAGTTGGTTCTTTTGTACGTATCAGGGACAACTGGAAGAAGGCTTGAAAAAATTTCAAGATCTGGTTAATGAGAATCCTCGAGATTTTCGGCCTTATCTTTGCCAGGTAATTTAAGATTTTAACACTctcataatgtttttattagtttactGAATTGCACCTTTTGTGCAAATGTGCAAGCATCTGGAGCATGGCCATGTCATGTCTATCGTGTTTTTTTCTACGAGGCAATTGATTGCCAAATTTCTGAGAAGTTCAATGAAGAGGCACTTTTTGTTCTACTTCTAGTCTATAATCAATAGAGTTTTTCTACTTCCATTGCCCATTTAGGAATTAATACAAGAGCCTTATCTTGGAAACTTTCTAACCCCATTATATATATTCACACACGCTCTCTCATGTCTGCGTTATCTGTTGAGTGCTTGTGAGAATATGCTAAAGATAATACCCCCTTTATCCCAACCTAATTGACAAGATTCTATATGCACATTGTTTAAGATAATTtaataaagtaaaattttactattatattaaataattatattttaataaaaagaaattcaaaaaatattagcCGAAGAGGGTAAAAAGATAATAACAAAGTAAAaatatactttaaataaattttgtcaattataaTGGAAGTTTCTATTGCTATAATTGATATTATGGTTACAAAACTGTGCTAGATTTTATGCTAATATGACGTGTGTATACCTTGGCGTCGTTCTTCGAACTTCTGTTGATAGTAAATAGTAGCAGCATTCAGAGTTTACTTATATGAACATATATCACATGGGATGGTTGAACTTGTTTTCTACCGAGTTTTTAACAAATGTTTACGGCAGAAACTAGTGAAGAAGAAGAGTAAATAATGTAGGAAGGATTAATCTGCATGAAGAAAGTTGATTAGTAATTGCCATGAAGTGATTGTATTTTGCTGAATAGAACTATAGAAGTACAGAACCAAAGCTTAGAAGGAAAACTAATACTTTCATTTGTGTAAATGTGCGGCAGGGAATAATTTACAGTCTGTTGGATAGAAAAAAGGAAGCTTCAGAACAGTTTGAGACGTATCGCAGTCTTGTACCAGAAGAATTTCCTCAAAGAGGATTTCTCGATGATGTTGTATTAACAGCAAAAACCGAGTCCCGGGAACAGCTTCAAAAGGAGTTCGAAACTGAATTTTCTTACAGGAAGTGAAACTCTCATCTTGTACTGAATTGGTTactaggggtgtgcatttgATTCAAACcgaaattttgatttgtttgaaaATCCAACTGAATTGATTTTTTTCAGACCAGAATTCTTTTActaaaaccgaactgaaaaattaaaatctttctATAgtcaaatcaaaaattaaaccgAATTGATCGCTCGGTTTGGATATCCCATTTGGTTTTTACAATCCCTTAGAACTGACTAGTGTTTAAGCTGGAGGATTGGGATGAGATAGCTTTGAAAATGTGGACTGATCACATTTTCTTATAGCAATGTACAGAAATAGTTATACAAATTGTGCTTCATTTTGCTACAGTTGTGATTTGGGTTTGGCATTTGGTACACTTCAGCTCTTGATGCTTGTCATTCATTATAAATCAAAGATTAACATTTTtctgaaaattatattttgtgtGTACCTTCAGATTGTAATGACATGAACAATCATCTACtttgaaatttttgtttatCCGATCCCTCCTCTAATTTTGATGActtaattcattttttcaaCATGTTGAGTTAGGTTGATATTTAAATTCGGTTTCATGTGTGTTTCATGAGAAGTGTAATTCACATTCCTTCTATGTCTAG containing:
- the LOC126654934 gene encoding protein SLOW GREEN 1, chloroplastic, whose amino-acid sequence is MGSLSQLKSFRNPKFLTPNLPITSKLPFKQSQLTLPFHTTPIKLSLSSIPQKPTSNSKLLATFLSDKLLISLLGAFVFMGSFGLTARPSLALPAQESETLEEKRGAQMENCGNEEMCEQILEKEPRNVEALKVVVYGKMRRGKGIKDALKYVERLIEIEGDEVEWRLLEALCYEMMGQFSKAKKLFKDILEDRPLLLRALHGLAMVMHKNLEGPAVFEMLDKALEVAHRENRVVEERNIKILIAQMHLVKGQLEEGLKKFQDLVNENPRDFRPYLCQGIIYSLLDRKKEASEQFETYRSLVPEEFPQRGFLDDVVLTAKTESREQLQKEFETEFSYRK